From a single Streptomyces liliifuscus genomic region:
- a CDS encoding (-)-alpha-amorphene synthase: protein MSTTHEEITVALHEEIPAENLKDLIDANLYMPFPFLSNRHESESAAGVDTWLRTWGLTDDPAVAAMIVKTRPAELASYNSPTVDSDVLQIVANQIAYQFIFDDQAEEVGRRRPGRLLPMLTESIGILRDGQSPSTPLGAALADLHRQVQERCTPAQAARWAWNSREYVHGLLYEAVAQSHSPPVRMGLCNSIRSLTAGVEPFYPLCEAAQPHELDPEELHHPVMRRLGRLSADAAVWIPDLFSAVKEQQAGEMINLALAYQRAYECSLSQAVTLAIRRINGTIGEFETLYEKIKPELSPAGVGYVEGMSGWIRGCYYWSRTVPRYADATAMSSVH from the coding sequence GTGTCGACAACGCATGAGGAAATCACGGTCGCTCTGCACGAAGAAATTCCCGCGGAGAATTTGAAGGACCTCATCGACGCCAATCTCTACATGCCGTTTCCTTTTTTGAGCAACCGCCACGAATCCGAATCGGCGGCAGGCGTCGACACTTGGCTGCGCACCTGGGGACTGACCGACGACCCGGCTGTCGCGGCCATGATCGTCAAAACCCGCCCGGCGGAACTCGCGTCCTACAACAGCCCGACCGTGGACAGCGATGTCCTCCAGATCGTGGCCAACCAGATCGCCTACCAGTTCATTTTCGACGACCAGGCGGAAGAGGTCGGCCGACGGCGGCCGGGCCGCCTCCTGCCCATGCTCACCGAGAGCATCGGGATCCTGCGCGACGGCCAATCCCCCAGCACCCCGCTCGGGGCGGCCCTGGCCGATCTCCACCGCCAGGTCCAGGAGCGGTGCACGCCCGCACAGGCCGCACGATGGGCATGGAACAGCCGTGAGTACGTACACGGCCTGCTCTACGAGGCGGTGGCCCAGTCGCACTCTCCTCCCGTACGGATGGGACTGTGCAACTCGATACGCTCACTCACCGCCGGAGTCGAGCCCTTCTACCCGCTGTGCGAGGCCGCGCAGCCGCACGAGCTGGACCCCGAGGAACTCCACCATCCCGTCATGCGGCGTCTGGGCCGGCTGTCGGCCGACGCGGCGGTGTGGATACCCGATCTCTTCTCCGCGGTGAAGGAGCAACAGGCGGGCGAAATGATCAACCTGGCCCTCGCCTATCAGCGTGCGTACGAATGTTCCCTGTCACAGGCAGTCACGCTGGCCATTCGACGGATCAACGGCACGATCGGCGAGTTCGAGACGCTCTACGAGAAGATCAAGCCGGAGCTGAGCCCGGCCGGCGTCGGTTATGTGGAGGGCATGTCCGGCTGGATCCGCGGGTGCTACTACTGGTCCCGCACCGTGCCCCGCTACGCGGACGCGACGGCCATGTCTTCCGTCCACTGA
- a CDS encoding ATP-binding protein — protein MAHELRQPDPESHLLLERHRELRAIDAALADLSDTGDGVPRPRHTGLLTFTGSAGLGKTALMTEARARAVAHGFTVFSGKGGEKEQELAFHVVRQLVQPALAAMEETERRAFLGSWYDIVSAALGLEATGTARVPDPTGVRDGLDWVMTRLTMMKAPVILLLDDMHWADVESLNWLASFAHRAEDLPLLIIAAYRPDELPKEAGAFRTLVERHRNRPYSLAPLTSAGVARIVRDEVGEAAEDEFCAECWSATGGSPFEAVELAIRLGERRMKGTRDELSAMRDLASAVKGPGLLDRLHRLGTSTVRFAWAAAVLGTSISPELAASIAVVGREEAVEATEKLRSARILKDAPGQGGGLEFVHPLIATAVYRDISASLRVGLHNAAAEAVHAAGFGPTAASRHLLEVPCEGRPEAVACLREAAREYLCAGAPEAARRVLTRALQEPPLPEDRAALLHELACSTFLIEPAATVSHLRAALAEPGVAPDLRASIVYRLTQALAHLDRVAEAAAVAADEAQQATNPRIRLRMQADHFVWSAFRTDEPDSAARSRKLARLAERLTGRGLEERYILGLRAWDAMMRGEPRQTVLEYAEESLRGGLSWTAENRGFEVPVSVAVAFAYCDQPRRAEEQFTKGLAECETKGWRGSHLALGQTLFGYIRYRRGCLTEAEELVREGLRTADRVEGAVPAQWFAIGILIQTLLARGRTEEARQLADDYHYGEVVPNAVIYPDPRTVYAELLLAEGRNSEAEHLLSEVGEWLDSRSWRNPAWCPWQLNLASAVAATAPDRAVRLAQDAVKRARDFGAASAIGQALHTEAEVTGGPASLDLYTEAVEHLERSPASYELARALVGHGAALSRNGRLQEAADRLYQGQEGAVHCGAEALATRARAELSAAGLRPLPLRYGQTDTLTAPERKAAEMTAQGLPAAVVAKALSLTEQGVTRLLSSVYRKIGTDAAGLARALETFPRPRP, from the coding sequence ATGGCGCATGAGCTGCGGCAACCGGATCCCGAGAGCCATTTGTTGCTGGAGCGCCATAGGGAACTCCGTGCGATCGACGCGGCGTTGGCCGACCTCAGCGATACGGGGGACGGAGTGCCGCGACCGCGGCACACCGGACTGCTCACCTTCACCGGCTCGGCCGGGCTGGGCAAGACGGCGCTCATGACGGAGGCGCGCGCCCGGGCCGTGGCACACGGATTCACGGTGTTCTCGGGCAAGGGCGGGGAGAAGGAGCAGGAGCTGGCCTTCCACGTGGTGCGCCAGCTCGTGCAACCCGCCCTGGCGGCGATGGAGGAGACCGAGCGCCGGGCCTTCCTGGGGAGTTGGTACGACATCGTCTCCGCCGCGCTCGGTCTGGAGGCGACGGGCACGGCCCGGGTGCCGGACCCGACCGGAGTACGTGACGGACTCGACTGGGTCATGACGCGCCTCACGATGATGAAGGCGCCCGTCATCCTGCTCCTGGACGACATGCACTGGGCCGATGTCGAGTCCCTGAACTGGCTCGCCTCCTTCGCTCACCGGGCCGAAGACCTTCCGTTGCTGATCATCGCCGCCTATCGGCCCGACGAACTGCCGAAGGAGGCGGGGGCCTTCCGTACGCTCGTCGAGCGCCACCGGAACCGCCCCTACTCCCTCGCACCGCTCACATCCGCGGGAGTGGCCCGCATCGTCAGGGACGAGGTGGGCGAGGCAGCCGAGGACGAGTTCTGCGCCGAATGCTGGTCGGCCACCGGCGGAAGCCCGTTCGAGGCCGTCGAGCTCGCCATCCGACTCGGCGAGCGCCGTATGAAGGGCACACGGGACGAGTTGTCCGCGATGCGGGACCTCGCCTCCGCGGTCAAGGGACCCGGGCTGCTCGACCGGCTGCACCGGCTCGGTACGAGCACAGTCCGCTTCGCGTGGGCCGCGGCGGTCCTCGGTACGTCCATCTCGCCGGAGCTCGCCGCCAGCATCGCGGTGGTCGGCCGCGAGGAAGCCGTCGAGGCGACAGAGAAGTTGCGCAGCGCTCGGATCCTGAAGGACGCCCCGGGTCAGGGAGGCGGCCTGGAGTTCGTACACCCCCTGATCGCGACGGCTGTCTACCGGGACATCTCCGCGAGTCTGCGGGTCGGTCTGCACAACGCGGCGGCGGAGGCGGTCCACGCAGCGGGGTTCGGCCCCACCGCCGCTTCCCGGCATCTGTTGGAAGTCCCGTGCGAGGGCAGGCCCGAGGCGGTCGCGTGTCTGCGGGAGGCCGCCCGCGAGTACCTCTGCGCCGGGGCTCCGGAGGCCGCCCGGCGCGTGCTGACCCGGGCGCTGCAGGAGCCGCCCCTTCCGGAGGACCGGGCGGCACTCCTCCATGAACTCGCGTGCTCGACGTTCCTGATCGAACCCGCGGCCACCGTCAGTCATCTCCGGGCGGCGTTGGCGGAGCCCGGGGTCGCCCCCGATCTGCGCGCCTCCATCGTCTACCGGCTGACCCAGGCGCTGGCCCACCTCGACCGGGTGGCCGAGGCCGCGGCGGTGGCCGCCGACGAGGCGCAGCAGGCCACCAATCCGCGCATCCGACTGCGCATGCAGGCCGACCACTTCGTGTGGAGCGCGTTCCGTACCGACGAGCCCGACTCGGCCGCCCGCTCGCGCAAGCTGGCGCGGCTGGCCGAGCGGCTGACCGGCCGCGGTCTGGAGGAGCGGTACATCCTGGGCCTGCGGGCCTGGGACGCCATGATGCGCGGTGAGCCGCGACAGACCGTTCTCGAGTATGCCGAGGAGTCCCTGCGGGGCGGGCTGAGCTGGACGGCCGAGAACCGTGGCTTCGAGGTACCCGTCTCGGTCGCCGTGGCCTTCGCCTACTGCGACCAGCCACGCCGGGCCGAAGAGCAGTTCACCAAGGGTCTGGCGGAGTGCGAGACCAAGGGGTGGCGCGGTTCCCATCTGGCGCTGGGCCAGACGCTGTTCGGCTACATCCGCTACCGTCGCGGCTGCCTCACCGAGGCGGAGGAACTCGTACGTGAGGGACTGCGCACCGCCGACCGGGTGGAAGGGGCGGTGCCCGCCCAGTGGTTCGCCATCGGCATCCTCATCCAGACCCTTCTCGCCCGTGGACGGACCGAGGAGGCGCGGCAGCTCGCCGACGACTACCACTACGGCGAGGTGGTCCCGAACGCCGTCATCTACCCGGATCCCCGCACGGTGTACGCCGAACTGCTGCTGGCCGAGGGCCGGAACTCCGAAGCCGAGCATCTGCTCTCCGAGGTCGGGGAATGGCTGGATTCGCGGTCCTGGCGCAACCCGGCCTGGTGTCCCTGGCAGCTGAATCTCGCGTCCGCTGTCGCCGCCACGGCTCCCGACCGGGCGGTCCGTCTCGCCCAGGACGCCGTCAAACGGGCCCGTGACTTCGGTGCGGCCTCCGCGATCGGCCAGGCGCTCCACACCGAGGCCGAGGTGACCGGCGGACCCGCGTCGCTCGATCTGTACACGGAGGCGGTCGAGCATCTCGAACGGTCGCCCGCGTCGTACGAGTTGGCCCGTGCGCTGGTCGGCCACGGGGCCGCGCTGTCCCGGAACGGCAGGCTGCAGGAGGCCGCGGACCGTCTCTACCAAGGCCAGGAAGGCGCCGTCCACTGCGGTGCGGAGGCCCTGGCGACCCGGGCCAGGGCGGAACTCTCGGCAGCCGGGCTGCGGCCCCTGCCGCTTCGCTACGGACAGACGGACACGCTCACCGCTCCGGAACGCAAGGCCGCCGAGATGACGGCCCAGGGGCTACCGGCAGCGGTGGTCGCGAAGGCGCTGAGTCTCACCGAGCAGGGCGTGACGCGACTGCTCTCCTCGGTCTACCGCAAGATCGGCACCGACGCCGCCGGCCTCGCCAGAGCCCTGGAGACCTTCCCTCGCCCTCGTCCGTGA
- a CDS encoding M56 family metallopeptidase, with translation MGVFVFLPLVLPLTAWPIARLAEQRLHPGTATRLLTGVAGVMAVCSTVCLALLMVVGTAQLPGNPLPDGWSDPEVRAAVPYDEVAGRAAIPALLAVAVVCAGTLWRHGRVRRRAHRALAGLPGTEVAVLPDETPYAFALPGGARDRVVVTTALLSCLEPAERRALFAHERAHLAARHHRFLLVVRLAARANPFLRPLRTAVSYTTERWADEEAAHAVGSRRVVACAIGKAALVSRDAPLPTLAGFAAPGPVPRRVAALLEPAPAVRNWPSLFTTVGMATWTAAVGTALSAMSSANAAVTMVLILHAATPL, from the coding sequence ATGGGGGTGTTCGTCTTTCTGCCCTTGGTCCTGCCCCTGACGGCCTGGCCGATCGCCCGGCTCGCCGAGCAGCGCCTCCATCCGGGCACCGCCACCCGGCTGCTGACCGGCGTGGCCGGTGTGATGGCCGTCTGCAGCACGGTGTGCCTGGCGCTGCTGATGGTCGTCGGCACCGCTCAACTGCCCGGAAACCCACTGCCCGACGGGTGGTCGGACCCCGAGGTGCGTGCGGCCGTCCCGTACGACGAGGTCGCCGGACGAGCGGCCATCCCCGCTCTGCTGGCGGTGGCCGTGGTGTGCGCGGGCACGCTGTGGCGGCACGGCAGGGTGCGCCGCCGCGCCCACCGCGCGCTGGCCGGACTGCCCGGCACGGAGGTCGCGGTGCTGCCCGACGAGACGCCCTACGCGTTCGCCCTGCCCGGCGGAGCCCGCGACCGGGTCGTGGTCACCACCGCCCTGCTGTCCTGCCTCGAACCCGCCGAACGGCGCGCCCTGTTCGCCCATGAGCGCGCCCATCTGGCGGCCCGCCACCACCGTTTCCTCCTGGTCGTGCGACTGGCGGCGCGCGCCAACCCGTTCCTGCGACCGTTGCGAACGGCCGTGTCCTATACGACGGAACGCTGGGCCGACGAAGAGGCTGCCCACGCCGTGGGCAGCCGCAGGGTCGTGGCGTGCGCGATCGGCAAGGCGGCGCTGGTCTCCCGCGACGCCCCACTCCCGACACTCGCCGGCTTCGCCGCACCGGGCCCGGTACCCCGCCGGGTGGCGGCCCTTCTCGAACCCGCGCCCGCCGTACGCAACTGGCCCTCCCTGTTCACCACGGTCGGCATGGCCACCTGGACGGCGGCCGTCGGGACGGCCCTCTCCGCGATGTCATCGGCCAACGCCGCCGTGACGATGGTCCTGATCCTGCACGCCGCCACACCACTCTGA
- a CDS encoding BlaI/MecI/CopY family transcriptional regulator has translation MTDHRRRPRRRGQGELEVQVLSALREAEGPATAGWVQDRLGGDLAYTTVITILTRLLAKGAVTRERAGRSFAWTPASDEAGLAARKMRKVLDGEVDREAVLASFVTALSPDDERLLRELLGQPETERED, from the coding sequence GTGACGGATCACCGGCGGCGTCCCCGGCGGCGGGGGCAGGGTGAGCTGGAGGTGCAGGTCCTGTCGGCCTTGCGGGAGGCGGAGGGGCCGGCGACGGCGGGCTGGGTGCAGGACCGCCTCGGCGGGGACCTCGCCTACACGACCGTGATCACGATCCTCACCAGGCTGCTGGCCAAGGGTGCCGTGACCCGGGAGCGCGCGGGACGGTCGTTCGCGTGGACACCCGCGTCGGACGAGGCGGGGCTCGCCGCGCGGAAGATGCGCAAGGTCCTGGACGGCGAAGTGGACCGGGAGGCGGTGCTGGCCAGCTTCGTCACCGCGCTGTCGCCGGACGACGAGCGGCTGCTGCGAGAACTGCTCGGGCAGCCCGAGACGGAGAGGGAAGACTGA
- a CDS encoding TerD family protein yields the protein MGVSLAKGGNVSLSKEAPGLTAVLVGLGWDVRTTTGTDYDLDASALLLNEAGKVASDAQFVFYNNLTSPDGSVEHTGDNLTGEGEGDDEVIKVNLAGVPAEVTRIVFPVSIHDAENRGQSFGQVRGAFIRIVNQAGGAEIARYDLSEDAATETAMVFGELYRNGAEWKFRAVGQGYASGLAGIASDFGVGV from the coding sequence GTGGGAGTTTCCCTGGCCAAAGGCGGCAATGTCTCGCTCAGCAAGGAGGCTCCGGGCCTGACCGCGGTCCTGGTCGGCCTGGGCTGGGACGTCCGGACCACGACGGGCACCGACTACGACCTCGACGCGTCCGCCCTGCTGCTGAACGAGGCCGGAAAGGTCGCCTCCGACGCGCAGTTCGTCTTCTACAACAACCTCACCAGCCCTGACGGGTCGGTCGAGCACACCGGTGACAACCTCACCGGTGAGGGCGAGGGCGACGACGAGGTCATCAAGGTGAACCTCGCCGGTGTGCCCGCCGAGGTCACCCGGATCGTCTTCCCGGTGTCCATCCACGACGCCGAGAACCGCGGCCAGAGCTTCGGCCAGGTCCGTGGCGCCTTCATCCGGATCGTCAACCAGGCCGGCGGCGCCGAGATCGCGCGCTACGACCTGTCCGAGGACGCCGCGACCGAGACCGCGATGGTCTTCGGCGAGCTGTACCGCAACGGCGCGGAGTGGAAGTTCCGTGCCGTGGGCCAGGGTTACGCGTCCGGTCTGGCCGGAATCGCCTCCGACTTCGGCGTCGGCGTCTGA
- a CDS encoding twin-arginine translocase TatA/TatE family subunit, with protein MFGLSEIAIILVVVILVLAAKKLPDLARSAGKSARILKAEAAATRDEPAGANGTDGQTAPRVIPGETVGPKHGTAPTDSARPTDTVPRPSAATEPAQPDSGQPRPRD; from the coding sequence ATGTTCGGACTGAGCGAAATCGCGATCATCCTCGTCGTCGTCATCCTCGTCCTCGCCGCCAAGAAGCTTCCCGACCTGGCCCGTTCGGCAGGCAAGTCGGCCCGCATCCTCAAGGCCGAGGCCGCGGCGACGAGGGACGAACCGGCCGGGGCGAACGGGACTGATGGGCAGACGGCTCCCCGCGTCATCCCTGGCGAGACCGTCGGCCCGAAACACGGCACCGCTCCCACCGACTCGGCCCGGCCCACCGACACCGTCCCCCGGCCTTCCGCGGCGACCGAGCCCGCGCAGCCGGACTCCGGGCAGCCCCGCCCGCGGGACTGA
- a CDS encoding alpha/beta hydrolase, which translates to MPWSAARVRALLALVIADLLLLAAVSATRAEATAAAPHGARIIAEAKAGDRLLDLTVDSPALGRTAKVRLLTPDGWDRRRPGETWPTLYLLVGGDGNHKAWSEDYDARLQELPDLRDVLVVMPEMPLFGFYSDWFNGGEGGPPAVETFHLREVRPLLERRYGAGVRRVAAGESQGGFGALSYAARHPGLFRAVASYSGFVHPLRNAHAVRAGMTYLGLDWTALWGDPVAQRANWRAHDPYYLADRLRTTPVHLSGGDGTAGVLDPPGTPPDVEIPGLEDPADPFPEDAISPTETLMQRQSRSLATRLASVGTQVTTHFYAGTHSPPYWKRELYRSLPMLLSALGIRDR; encoded by the coding sequence ATGCCATGGAGTGCCGCTCGCGTACGCGCCCTGCTCGCCCTGGTGATCGCCGATCTCCTGCTGTTGGCGGCGGTGTCGGCCACGCGTGCGGAGGCGACCGCTGCCGCCCCGCACGGCGCCCGGATCATCGCCGAGGCGAAAGCCGGTGATCGCCTGCTCGATCTCACCGTGGACTCGCCCGCGCTGGGCCGCACCGCGAAGGTCCGGCTGCTGACCCCGGACGGCTGGGACCGGCGACGGCCCGGCGAGACCTGGCCGACCCTCTATCTGCTGGTCGGCGGCGACGGCAACCACAAGGCCTGGAGCGAGGACTACGACGCCCGACTTCAGGAACTGCCCGACCTGCGGGACGTACTGGTCGTGATGCCGGAGATGCCGTTGTTCGGCTTCTACAGCGACTGGTTCAACGGCGGCGAAGGCGGCCCGCCGGCGGTCGAGACCTTCCACCTCAGGGAGGTACGCCCGCTTCTGGAGCGCCGCTACGGAGCGGGCGTCCGCCGCGTGGCCGCGGGGGAGTCGCAGGGCGGATTCGGCGCCCTCTCCTACGCGGCACGCCACCCAGGGCTGTTCAGGGCGGTGGCGAGCTACAGCGGATTCGTGCATCCACTGCGGAATGCGCACGCGGTCCGTGCCGGGATGACCTATCTGGGCCTGGACTGGACGGCACTGTGGGGCGACCCGGTCGCCCAACGCGCCAACTGGCGGGCCCACGACCCCTATTACCTGGCCGACCGGCTGCGCACGACTCCGGTCCACCTCTCCGGCGGCGACGGCACGGCAGGCGTTCTCGACCCGCCCGGCACTCCACCGGACGTGGAGATCCCGGGTCTTGAGGACCCTGCCGACCCGTTCCCCGAGGACGCGATCTCCCCCACGGAGACCCTCATGCAACGCCAGTCCCGATCCCTGGCCACCCGCCTGGCGTCCGTCGGAACGCAGGTGACCACCCACTTCTACGCCGGGACGCACTCGCCTCCGTACTGGAAGCGCGAGCTGTACCGCTCGCTCCCCATGCTGCTGAGTGCCCTGGGGATCCGGGACCGGTGA